The following are encoded together in the Echinicola jeungdonensis genome:
- a CDS encoding Ppx/GppA phosphatase family protein codes for MKLAAVDIGSNAIRLQITHVTHYNGNINFKKLEYVRFPLRLGMDVFHDKRISDPNRRKFVKLMKAFKLLIDLYEVDDYMVCATSAMRESENGRDIAEEVKQDIGLKIQIIDGNKEADLINIALWNYIDNKSYLHVDVGGGSTELNIYTNQKKIASKSFKIGSVRTLDEDVSPKVWKSMRDFIHENIDLKHKITCIGTGGNINKVFELTKPRKNKRYLDIAKIQEIKSYLEGFSYEERVNVLNLNPDRADVIIPASNIYLAAMEAAKASKMIVPDVGLKDGVMNVLFERNQVKKPII; via the coding sequence TTGAAATTAGCAGCTGTAGACATTGGATCCAATGCCATTAGATTGCAAATCACTCACGTCACCCATTACAATGGCAATATCAATTTTAAAAAATTAGAATATGTAAGGTTTCCCCTGAGGCTGGGGATGGATGTCTTTCATGACAAAAGAATCAGCGACCCAAATAGGAGAAAGTTTGTTAAGCTTATGAAGGCTTTTAAGCTTTTGATTGACCTGTATGAAGTGGATGATTATATGGTTTGTGCCACTTCGGCAATGAGGGAATCTGAAAATGGCCGGGATATCGCTGAGGAAGTCAAACAGGACATAGGCCTTAAAATTCAAATCATTGACGGGAACAAGGAGGCCGACCTGATCAATATTGCCCTATGGAATTATATTGATAACAAATCTTATCTCCATGTGGATGTAGGTGGTGGTAGCACCGAGCTAAACATTTACACCAACCAGAAAAAAATTGCCAGCAAATCATTTAAAATAGGGTCAGTTCGAACCTTGGATGAGGATGTTTCTCCTAAAGTATGGAAAAGCATGAGGGATTTTATTCATGAAAACATTGACCTGAAACACAAAATCACCTGCATTGGCACAGGGGGAAATATCAACAAGGTTTTTGAACTTACCAAACCCCGGAAAAACAAACGCTACTTAGACATTGCCAAAATCCAGGAAATAAAATCCTATCTGGAAGGTTTTAGCTATGAGGAAAGGGTCAATGTACTCAACCTCAATCCCGACCGGGCAGATGTCATCATCCCTGCTTCGAATATTTACCTGGCAGCTATGGAAGCTGCCAAAGCCAGTAAAATGATCGTCCCGGATGTGGGCTTAAAAGATGGGGTAATGAATGTTTTATTTGAAAGAAATCAAGTAAAAAAGCCCATTATTTAA
- a CDS encoding SLC13 family permease, translating to MTLDIIIVFIIIGLAIFLFFSEKLSIDTISILVMVLFMLTGVLNFEEAVSGFSNSATITVGAMFVISAAVFKTGSLNSINLIFLRMSRKNEFLFLLTLMTISGLLSAFINDTAVVALLMPTLLRISKDTNIPPSKLLMPLSFGALMGGVCTLIGTSTNILVSGIAENNGLKPFSIFEMSGMGIIFLISGVAYMLTIGRLLVPSRQPSRDLSETFDLGDYITEIFVGEKFEDIGTSIITSKLFNDYNVEAIQIIRENGEVINAYKYTVIRKNDTIRISCDKETLNHIKNTPGIELKVDLKFKDEDFKSQGYKLYEMVVPPNSILVNNTIKSINFRATYPGMTVLGIRHRNDILKKKLKHTKLSAGDVLLVRGDEEVINRIKGSENLLIISENSTQKVNWIKIIQTMAIVIGVVSTAAFNIFPISITAIAGVILLVIIKSINTEEAYRSVDWKVIFMLAGILSMGTALEKTGGATLLADFIVNQIGNYGPQLVMSMVFGITFLTTNVMSNNATAALLAPIAISIAQAMEVSDRPFLMAVTFGASLSFMTPMGYQTNTMIFTPGNYKFIDYLKVGTPLNLLYWILATICIPIFFPF from the coding sequence ATGACACTGGATATCATCATTGTTTTTATCATCATTGGTTTAGCAATATTTCTGTTTTTTTCAGAAAAACTATCCATTGATACCATTTCTATTTTAGTAATGGTACTTTTTATGCTTACGGGAGTTTTAAACTTTGAAGAGGCAGTTTCTGGGTTTAGCAATTCAGCTACCATCACCGTGGGGGCCATGTTTGTCATAAGTGCTGCCGTTTTTAAAACTGGATCCCTCAACAGCATTAACCTTATTTTTTTGAGGATGAGCCGAAAAAACGAGTTCCTTTTTTTACTGACCCTTATGACAATTTCTGGGCTTTTGTCTGCATTCATTAATGATACCGCCGTTGTTGCTTTGTTAATGCCTACCTTATTAAGAATTTCAAAAGACACCAACATCCCTCCTTCCAAATTACTTATGCCTCTTTCATTTGGGGCTTTGATGGGTGGAGTTTGTACCTTGATCGGTACCAGTACTAATATCCTGGTAAGTGGTATTGCTGAAAACAATGGTTTGAAGCCTTTTTCCATTTTTGAAATGAGCGGGATGGGAATAATCTTTTTAATTTCAGGGGTGGCTTATATGCTAACTATAGGGCGTTTGTTGGTTCCCTCCAGACAACCCTCGAGGGACCTTTCAGAAACCTTTGACCTTGGTGATTATATTACCGAAATTTTTGTTGGGGAAAAATTCGAAGACATTGGCACCTCTATTATTACTTCCAAACTTTTCAATGATTATAATGTGGAAGCCATTCAAATCATCCGGGAAAATGGAGAGGTGATCAATGCTTACAAATATACCGTCATCAGGAAAAACGATACCATCCGGATTAGTTGTGATAAAGAAACGCTAAACCATATCAAAAACACCCCCGGCATTGAGTTAAAAGTAGATCTTAAGTTCAAGGATGAAGATTTTAAATCCCAAGGCTACAAATTATATGAGATGGTTGTGCCCCCCAACTCAATTCTGGTCAACAACACAATCAAATCCATTAATTTCAGGGCAACTTATCCGGGCATGACCGTGCTTGGCATTCGGCACAGAAATGATATTCTAAAGAAAAAACTTAAGCACACCAAGTTATCCGCTGGAGATGTATTATTGGTCCGTGGTGATGAGGAAGTTATCAACAGGATAAAAGGAAGCGAAAACTTGCTGATTATATCTGAAAATTCCACCCAGAAAGTGAATTGGATAAAAATTATTCAGACCATGGCCATTGTCATTGGGGTGGTGAGTACTGCAGCCTTTAATATTTTTCCTATTTCCATCACAGCAATTGCAGGGGTTATTCTCCTGGTTATAATTAAATCAATAAATACTGAGGAAGCTTATAGGTCGGTTGATTGGAAAGTCATATTTATGTTGGCAGGAATTCTTTCTATGGGCACCGCTTTGGAAAAAACGGGGGGGGCTACCTTATTGGCAGATTTCATCGTTAACCAAATAGGGAATTATGGGCCCCAATTGGTTATGAGTATGGTATTTGGCATCACTTTTTTAACGACCAATGTGATGTCCAATAATGCCACCGCTGCCCTGTTGGCACCTATTGCCATTTCCATAGCCCAAGCTATGGAAGTTAGCGACAGGCCATTTCTAATGGCTGTTACTTTTGGAGCTTCCCTCAGCTTTATGACTCCCATGGGTTACCAGACAAATACCATGATCTTTACTCCAGGCAATTATAAATTCATCGATTACCTTAAAGTTGGCACCCCCTTAAATTTGTTATACTGGATTTTAGCCACCATTTGTATTCCTATATTTTTCCCATTTTAA
- a CDS encoding DUF202 domain-containing protein, which translates to MEKESENELIVRDYLARQRTKLANDRTLLSYIRTSLYFLVSGTALVKVEDLANIKEFGYLSFGISFVFFVMGITNFFTIRRKIKKGHYARM; encoded by the coding sequence ATGGAAAAAGAATCTGAAAACGAATTGATCGTTAGGGATTATTTGGCCCGTCAAAGAACGAAATTGGCAAATGACCGAACCTTATTAAGCTATATAAGGACTAGCCTATATTTCCTGGTAAGTGGCACAGCCCTGGTCAAAGTAGAGGATTTGGCAAATATCAAAGAGTTTGGTTACCTTTCCTTTGGGATAAGTTTTGTTTTTTTTGTGATGGGCATTACAAATTTCTTTACCATAAGAAGGAAAATCAAAAAAGGTCATTACGCAAGGATGTAG
- a CDS encoding glycoside hydrolase family 2 TIM barrel-domain containing protein, translated as MYTAPTDEALRYDLEMTKKLDFNMTRKYIKVETYRWYYWCDKLGLMVWLDMPSPNSYTANNPEPNKEAFTNEMMRMVETNWNSPGIVMWVIFNEGQAQHDT; from the coding sequence ATGTACACAGCACCGACTGATGAAGCCCTGCGATATGACCTTGAGATGACCAAGAAATTGGACTTTAACATGACCCGAAAATATATCAAAGTGGAGACTTACCGTTGGTACTATTGGTGTGATAAGTTGGGCTTAATGGTTTGGCTGGATATGCCTTCCCCAAACAGTTACACCGCTAACAACCCGGAGCCCAATAAGGAAGCATTTACTAATGAAATGATGCGAATGGTGGAAACTAATTGGAATTCCCCAGGTATTGTGATGTGGGTGATTTTCAATGAAGGTCAGGCTCAACATGATACCTAA
- a CDS encoding sugar-binding domain-containing protein, whose translation MNKLSLLGVLTLCLFTLGANAQEWTPKQAPLMTKYANDVDPGNVLPEYPRLQMVREEWKNLNWLWQFQLGTWENEPYPKGNLSREILVPFAVESALSGVMESHERLWYRLEFTVPKNWTGKRVLLHFGAVDYQCEVFINDQSVGKHQGGFDPFSFDVTDYLSQGSQTVTVNVWDPTGREGFLRGKQS comes from the coding sequence ATGAATAAACTAAGCCTATTAGGAGTATTGACTTTGTGTTTGTTTACGCTTGGGGCAAATGCCCAGGAATGGACTCCAAAACAGGCTCCTTTGATGACCAAATATGCAAATGATGTTGATCCAGGAAATGTGCTGCCAGAATACCCCCGGCTGCAAATGGTGAGAGAGGAATGGAAAAACCTCAATTGGTTATGGCAATTCCAGCTTGGAACCTGGGAAAATGAACCTTACCCCAAAGGGAATCTTTCCAGAGAAATTTTAGTACCCTTTGCCGTGGAATCCGCCCTTTCCGGAGTAATGGAGTCTCATGAGCGTTTATGGTACCGCCTTGAATTTACTGTGCCGAAAAATTGGACGGGAAAAAGGGTGCTTTTGCATTTTGGTGCCGTAGATTACCAATGCGAAGTATTTATCAATGATCAATCGGTTGGAAAACACCAGGGAGGTTTTGATCCCTTTTCTTTTGATGTTACAGATTATTTGAGCCAGGGATCACAAACTGTTACCGTAAATGTTTGGGACCCCACTGGCCGTGAAGGATTTTTGCGGGGTAAGCAGTCTTAA
- a CDS encoding DUF3078 domain-containing protein produces the protein MLFYQKKILSIIFIFQCVILQSFAQDTEADSILAPSKKDTTYWVNNFKAGLNFNQAAFSSNWKSGGVNSVALGSVIAGKANYAKGKWSWDNEIELLYGVVKNEGQTVRKSNDRIFLDSKVGYKISKNWGSYFSGNFLSQFTKGYNYDEDGNRTLISGWMSPGFLTASLGFEYKPNQEFNLRIGPLSPRFTFVTDGTIADNVPENYGVTPGETVRAEWFAFQLFATWDKDFNENFNLKSRYQMFANYETLAFDSIDHRLDITLTAKISKLINVTFTNINLYDIDQDSGIQYSQGLSLGILYKVNNKK, from the coding sequence ATGCTTTTTTATCAAAAAAAAATTTTATCTATTATCTTTATTTTCCAATGTGTTATTCTTCAGTCCTTTGCCCAAGATACTGAAGCTGATTCTATTTTAGCGCCATCTAAAAAGGATACAACCTATTGGGTCAACAATTTTAAGGCAGGGTTGAATTTTAATCAGGCTGCATTTAGCAGTAATTGGAAATCTGGAGGAGTGAATTCTGTTGCCTTGGGATCTGTGATTGCCGGAAAGGCTAATTATGCAAAAGGAAAATGGTCATGGGACAATGAAATAGAACTTCTCTATGGAGTGGTGAAAAATGAAGGCCAAACTGTAAGGAAATCCAATGACCGAATATTTTTGGATTCCAAAGTTGGATATAAAATTTCAAAAAACTGGGGATCTTATTTTTCGGGAAACTTCCTTTCACAATTTACAAAAGGTTATAACTATGATGAGGATGGAAACCGAACTTTGATTTCCGGGTGGATGTCACCTGGGTTCTTGACAGCATCCTTAGGGTTCGAATATAAACCCAACCAGGAGTTTAACCTTAGGATTGGGCCTTTGTCGCCTAGGTTTACTTTTGTGACCGATGGGACAATAGCAGACAATGTACCCGAAAACTATGGTGTTACCCCTGGGGAAACGGTCAGGGCAGAGTGGTTCGCTTTTCAGCTTTTTGCAACTTGGGATAAAGATTTTAATGAAAATTTTAACCTGAAATCCAGGTATCAGATGTTTGCCAATTATGAAACCCTGGCTTTTGATTCAATTGATCATCGGCTTGATATTACATTAACCGCTAAAATTTCCAAGTTGATCAATGTTACTTTTACCAATATCAATTTATATGATATTGACCAAGATTCAGGCATCCAGTATAGTCAAGGGTTATCATTGGGAATACTTTATAAAGTAAATAATAAAAAATAA
- a CDS encoding NAD-dependent epimerase/dehydratase family protein, with translation MKIKAIITGSTGMVGKAVLLECLDHPEVEKVLVINRSSVDITHPKLQEIIHKDFLNLSPIEESLSGYNACFYCMGISAMGLKEEEYYKITYLMTKTFADTLLNFNPDLIFNYVSGAGTDSSEKGRMMWARVKGKTENMILKHGFKDAYCFRPGIILPEKGIQSKTNWYNTFNLTRPIFPLLKKISLVTTTTKVGKAMINAVLFPSSQKILNNKNINLLAGR, from the coding sequence ATGAAAATAAAAGCCATAATCACCGGATCCACTGGTATGGTAGGTAAAGCGGTCCTTTTGGAATGCCTGGACCATCCTGAAGTGGAAAAAGTCCTGGTCATCAACAGGAGTTCCGTCGACATTACTCACCCCAAACTTCAGGAAATTATCCATAAGGATTTCCTGAACTTAAGTCCAATTGAGGAGTCACTTTCTGGTTATAATGCCTGTTTTTATTGTATGGGAATTTCTGCAATGGGGCTAAAGGAGGAAGAATACTATAAAATCACTTACTTAATGACCAAAACTTTTGCGGACACTTTACTTAACTTTAATCCTGATTTGATTTTTAATTATGTTTCTGGTGCTGGTACCGACAGCAGTGAAAAAGGCAGGATGATGTGGGCCAGGGTAAAGGGCAAAACCGAAAATATGATTTTAAAACATGGATTTAAAGATGCTTACTGTTTTCGGCCTGGGATAATTTTACCAGAAAAAGGCATTCAATCCAAAACCAATTGGTATAACACATTCAATTTAACCCGTCCTATTTTTCCATTATTGAAAAAAATATCCTTAGTGACAACCACCACCAAAGTTGGCAAAGCCATGATTAACGCCGTTCTTTTTCCATCAAGCCAAAAAATATTGAATAATAAAAATATCAACCTTTTGGCAGGAAGGTAA
- a CDS encoding ferritin-like domain-containing protein — protein sequence MKHIHNLEDLFFEQLKEQYHATRQQMETFPKLREKTSNNTLKESIDHHIGQNKDQLDRIGKVFAALDRNRHGEVNEAAEGLIREAIKLSERCSDAAARDAGIITSIQHFNHYNIASFGTLRTYAKELGFEEPKNLLGKCLEEEKSIDKELTALAEKVINLSAIH from the coding sequence ATGAAACACATTCATAACTTAGAAGATTTGTTCTTTGAGCAACTTAAGGAACAATATCATGCAACCAGGCAACAAATGGAAACCTTTCCAAAACTAAGAGAGAAAACATCCAATAATACATTGAAGGAATCCATTGATCATCATATCGGTCAAAACAAAGATCAATTGGATCGAATTGGAAAGGTGTTTGCAGCCCTAGACCGAAACCGGCATGGGGAGGTGAATGAAGCTGCAGAAGGGCTAATTCGGGAAGCTATTAAATTAAGTGAACGCTGCTCAGATGCTGCTGCCCGGGACGCTGGAATTATCACTTCCATTCAGCATTTTAATCACTATAACATTGCGAGTTTTGGTACGCTGCGAACTTATGCCAAGGAGCTGGGGTTTGAGGAGCCGAAAAATTTACTCGGTAAATGTCTGGAAGAAGAAAAATCGATAGATAAGGAGCTTACTGCACTTGCTGAAAAAGTTATAAACCTTAGTGCAATCCACTAA
- a CDS encoding DUF4301 family protein yields MINLTNMINETTKQQVVKQGMSLEKVEEQIKYFEEGFPFLPITEAARIGHGIKLISPEELENYQKTYPDKAAQKDIVKFVPASGAATRMFKDLYAYLNAENKDIDKHPFVKNFISNIKSFAFYRDLVNVMKEKDLDLEEALEKGAYPIIICHLLNEEGLGYGNLPKGLIKFHHYNDGSRTPVYEHFIEGVQYGIGKNKTVKLHFTVSPEHQEKFEEKINFLKESLEKKHKVKFEVSYSQQKKSTDTIAVNMDNTPFIEKNGEILFRPAGHGALLENLNDIDADLIFIKNIDNVVPDRLKETTKKYKIAIASILLEIQQEVFQLLHDLDEEITEERLDQGIKLLEGKLGFMITPNYPTFTLGEKAKYIKKKLNRPIRVCGMVENTGEPGGGPFWVREKDGSQSLQIGETAQLNLEDPQHQSILKNSSHFNPTDLVCGVRDYEGNKFDLLKFRDPNTGFISKKSKDGKDLKALELPGLWNGSMANWNTIFVEVPLITFNPVKTINDLLREQHQ; encoded by the coding sequence ATGATTAATCTAACTAACATGATCAACGAAACCACTAAACAACAGGTCGTCAAGCAGGGCATGTCACTTGAAAAAGTGGAAGAGCAAATCAAATATTTTGAAGAAGGATTTCCCTTTTTACCGATTACAGAGGCCGCAAGAATTGGGCATGGAATAAAACTTATCTCTCCGGAAGAACTGGAGAATTACCAAAAAACCTATCCAGATAAAGCTGCACAAAAAGATATAGTCAAATTTGTACCTGCTAGTGGCGCCGCCACAAGAATGTTCAAGGACCTTTATGCGTATTTGAATGCTGAGAACAAGGACATAGATAAACACCCTTTTGTAAAGAATTTTATTAGCAATATTAAGTCTTTTGCTTTCTACAGGGATTTGGTGAATGTGATGAAGGAAAAAGACCTGGATTTAGAGGAAGCCCTGGAAAAAGGTGCCTATCCAATCATCATTTGCCACTTATTAAATGAAGAAGGACTGGGATATGGTAACCTACCAAAAGGGTTAATAAAATTCCATCACTATAATGATGGAAGCAGAACACCGGTTTATGAGCATTTTATTGAAGGAGTCCAATATGGGATCGGAAAAAACAAAACCGTAAAACTACATTTTACTGTCTCCCCTGAACACCAGGAAAAATTTGAAGAAAAAATTAATTTCCTGAAAGAATCCCTGGAAAAAAAACATAAAGTGAAGTTTGAAGTTAGTTATTCCCAACAAAAGAAATCCACTGACACCATAGCGGTCAACATGGACAATACCCCCTTTATCGAAAAGAATGGAGAAATCCTTTTCCGGCCAGCTGGCCATGGAGCCCTCCTGGAAAACCTAAATGATATTGATGCTGATTTAATTTTCATAAAAAATATTGATAACGTGGTCCCTGACCGCTTAAAAGAAACTACCAAAAAGTATAAAATTGCTATCGCCAGCATTTTGTTGGAAATCCAACAGGAGGTTTTCCAACTCCTTCATGATTTGGATGAAGAAATTACAGAAGAAAGATTAGATCAAGGAATAAAATTGTTGGAAGGTAAATTGGGTTTTATGATCACCCCCAATTACCCCACATTTACTCTTGGAGAAAAGGCCAAATACATCAAGAAAAAATTGAATAGGCCTATCAGGGTTTGTGGCATGGTAGAAAATACAGGAGAGCCGGGTGGTGGACCATTTTGGGTGAGGGAAAAAGATGGTTCCCAATCATTACAAATTGGAGAAACTGCCCAACTTAATCTGGAAGACCCACAACATCAATCCATCTTGAAGAACTCCTCCCATTTTAACCCAACGGATTTGGTATGTGGGGTAAGGGATTATGAAGGAAATAAATTTGACCTGTTAAAATTCCGGGATCCAAATACCGGGTTCATCTCCAAAAAGTCAAAGGACGGTAAAGACCTCAAAGCTTTGGAGTTACCAGGATTATGGAATGGATCAATGGCAAATTGGAATACCATATTTGTGGAAGTTCCACTCATTACTTTTAATCCCGTAAAAACCATTAATGACTTGTTAAGAGAGCAACATCAGTAA
- a CDS encoding erythromycin esterase family protein: MKSPFSKNQSTDEIEKHIISKIKAYSISSETPLSLDPLIEKIGDAQFVLLGEASHGTHEYYTWRAAITKRLITEKGFSFIGVEGDWPDCYRLNRYVKGYPKAGESAHEVLHYFRRWPTWMWANWEMVALVEWLKQHNDPLPRENKVGFYGLDVYSLGESIEVILKYLKKTNAEAFLTAQKAAACFEPYGYEGIDYTRDSQMVPKSCENEVVDLLKEIRNNISRYNTDPETGFSTEQNALVAKNAEKYYRKMIKGGPFSWNIRDRHMVDTLNRLLDFHENGAKAIVWAHNTHIGDARATDMTKHGMVNVGEMVTSQHENKGVVKLGFGSYKGAVIADRNWGDVMRKMNVPQGIEGSWEYLLHKAGKENKLLFLDQFRNEPVFDTPIGHRAIGVVYHPEREQLGNYVPSVIPRRYDVFIYLDHTQALNPLHIKPDGHQVPETFPWGF, from the coding sequence ATGAAAAGCCCTTTCTCCAAAAATCAATCTACAGATGAAATAGAAAAACATATTATCTCAAAGATAAAAGCCTATTCTATTTCATCGGAAACGCCCCTTTCTTTGGACCCATTGATTGAAAAGATTGGGGATGCTCAATTTGTCCTGTTAGGGGAAGCATCTCATGGCACCCATGAATATTATACCTGGAGGGCAGCGATCACCAAACGTCTGATTACCGAAAAAGGATTTTCTTTCATTGGGGTGGAGGGAGATTGGCCCGATTGTTACCGGCTCAATAGGTATGTCAAAGGGTACCCGAAAGCTGGGGAAAGTGCCCATGAAGTTTTGCATTATTTTAGAAGGTGGCCTACCTGGATGTGGGCCAATTGGGAAATGGTGGCCTTGGTTGAATGGTTAAAGCAACATAATGATCCTCTTCCCCGGGAAAATAAAGTAGGTTTCTATGGACTTGATGTTTATAGCCTTGGAGAGTCAATTGAGGTCATTTTAAAATATCTTAAAAAAACGAATGCTGAGGCTTTTCTGACTGCCCAAAAAGCGGCTGCATGTTTTGAGCCTTATGGTTATGAGGGTATTGACTATACACGGGATTCACAGATGGTACCCAAATCTTGTGAAAATGAAGTTGTGGATTTACTAAAGGAAATCCGTAACAACATAAGCCGCTATAACACAGACCCTGAAACGGGATTCAGCACTGAACAAAATGCCTTAGTGGCCAAGAATGCCGAAAAATATTACAGGAAAATGATCAAAGGAGGTCCCTTTTCCTGGAATATAAGAGACAGGCATATGGTTGATACATTAAACCGGTTATTGGATTTCCATGAAAATGGTGCAAAAGCCATTGTTTGGGCACATAATACCCATATTGGGGATGCCAGAGCCACGGATATGACCAAACATGGAATGGTGAATGTTGGGGAAATGGTAACCAGCCAACATGAAAATAAAGGAGTGGTTAAATTAGGATTTGGTTCTTACAAAGGAGCAGTTATTGCAGATCGAAATTGGGGAGATGTGATGCGGAAAATGAATGTTCCCCAAGGTATTGAGGGATCTTGGGAATATTTGCTGCATAAAGCTGGAAAAGAAAATAAACTCTTATTTCTAGATCAATTTAGAAATGAACCGGTTTTCGATACACCTATTGGGCACCGGGCCATTGGTGTGGTCTATCATCCTGAAAGAGAGCAACTCGGAAATTATGTCCCAAGCGTTATCCCAAGAAGATATGATGTATTTATTTATTTGGACCATACACAAGCTCTTAACCCCTTGCATATAAAACCAGATGGTCACCAGGTTCCAGAAACATTTCCCTGGGGGTTTTAG
- a CDS encoding glycoside hydrolase family 25 protein, giving the protein MRKHNLYWLTLLLCSILFSCGNTKNDNAQNSKSEIENTLLSHPILGIDVSHFQGTIDWQKIKAANIDFAYDKASQGQGYQDPEYSHNRQGAKNVGLIHGAYHFYVAGENPEKQASNYLEAAEYTPGDMPPVLDLEPGGMKNTVDKKSFQQNVLKWLTLVEEKLKVKPIIYTDPQFGNEYLDLPEFSKYPLWIAEYGVKNPKTPIAWKKNGWLIWQRTDKGKIQGAIGNVDHDLYNPEKNFFK; this is encoded by the coding sequence ATGAGAAAACATAACCTCTATTGGCTGACTTTATTATTGTGTTCGATTCTTTTTTCCTGTGGGAACACAAAAAATGATAACGCCCAAAATTCCAAGTCGGAAATAGAAAACACCCTACTGTCCCACCCTATTTTGGGAATTGATGTATCCCATTTTCAGGGAACCATCGATTGGCAGAAAATCAAAGCAGCCAATATTGATTTTGCTTATGACAAAGCCAGTCAGGGTCAAGGATACCAGGATCCGGAATATTCTCATAATCGACAAGGGGCAAAAAATGTTGGATTAATCCATGGTGCTTACCATTTCTATGTGGCAGGGGAAAATCCAGAAAAACAGGCCTCCAATTATTTGGAAGCGGCAGAATATACCCCTGGAGATATGCCACCAGTCCTTGACCTGGAACCTGGAGGAATGAAAAATACGGTAGATAAAAAAAGCTTCCAACAAAATGTATTGAAATGGTTAACCTTGGTAGAAGAAAAATTAAAGGTAAAGCCTATTATATACACCGATCCCCAATTTGGAAATGAATACCTGGACCTTCCGGAATTTTCAAAATATCCTCTTTGGATTGCAGAATACGGCGTTAAAAATCCCAAAACCCCTATTGCGTGGAAAAAAAATGGTTGGTTAATTTGGCAACGGACCGACAAGGGGAAAATTCAAGGGGCCATAGGAAATGTAGATCATGACCTTTACAACCCTGAAAAGAATTTTTTTAAATAA
- a CDS encoding TerC/Alx family metal homeostasis membrane protein produces MEYLQKEGFTIIGFIIIILSLLLADLFLFNRKAHKVQVKEALFWSAVWIGFGLLFGVYIYLDLGSEKASQYYTAFLIEKALSVDNLFVFIMVFRFFKVPDIYQHKVLFYGILGAIFMRAIFIFFGVTLIEYSYLPAFEFAGQRIHINLVMTLFGAFLVYAGWKSWQEEDEEQKDYSNSIGTKIIHRLFRVSPEFHKDRFFVKIHGKRWATQLLVVVAVIEFTDLLFAVDSIPAIFAVSNDPIILYTSNIFAILGLRALYFLLANAFDMFQYLKYGLAIILVFIGAKMVLSSFLHISSLYSLSVVIGILFCSMMLSINKYRLQKASEN; encoded by the coding sequence TTGGAATATTTGCAAAAAGAGGGGTTCACCATAATCGGGTTTATCATCATCATATTAAGTTTGCTTTTGGCAGACCTTTTCCTTTTTAACAGAAAAGCCCATAAGGTTCAGGTAAAAGAAGCTTTATTCTGGTCTGCAGTTTGGATAGGCTTTGGACTATTGTTTGGGGTATATATCTATTTGGATTTAGGGTCGGAAAAAGCCTCCCAATATTACACTGCATTTTTGATCGAAAAAGCCTTAAGTGTGGACAATCTTTTTGTGTTTATCATGGTGTTTCGCTTCTTTAAAGTGCCCGATATTTATCAGCACAAAGTCCTTTTTTATGGTATACTAGGGGCAATTTTCATGAGGGCAATTTTTATCTTTTTTGGGGTAACCCTTATAGAATACAGTTACCTTCCAGCTTTTGAATTTGCAGGACAAAGGATTCATATTAATCTTGTCATGACCTTATTTGGGGCTTTTTTGGTTTATGCAGGCTGGAAGTCCTGGCAGGAAGAGGATGAAGAACAAAAGGATTATTCCAATTCCATAGGCACCAAAATCATCCATAGATTGTTTAGGGTGAGTCCCGAATTCCATAAAGACCGTTTCTTTGTAAAAATCCACGGAAAACGGTGGGCTACCCAATTGCTTGTAGTGGTTGCGGTAATTGAATTCACCGATTTGCTTTTTGCAGTGGACTCCATTCCCGCTATTTTTGCTGTTTCCAATGACCCCATTATCCTTTATACTTCCAATATCTTTGCCATCTTGGGATTAAGGGCTCTTTACTTTTTATTGGCCAATGCTTTCGATATGTTCCAATACCTAAAATATGGATTAGCCATTATTCTTGTATTTATTGGGGCTAAAATGGTTTTATCCTCCTTTCTCCATATTTCCTCACTTTACTCTTTATCAGTTGTAATTGGGATTCTTTTTTGCAGTATGATGCTATCCATAAATAAATACAGATTGCAAAAAGCCAGTGAAAACTAA